A stretch of DNA from Pseudonocardia hierapolitana:
CGGCGGTGACCGCGGCCGTCCGGACCGTCGTCGCCGCGGGTGGCGTCGCCGCGGTGGGGATCGCGTGCACCTACCGGCCCGGCAGCGGAACCCACCGGGAGCTCGCCGGACTGGTCGCGGCGCTGTCAGGCCTCGAGTAGGCGCGCGGCGGCGCGACGGGCCTGCTCGATTGCATCGGCCTGCCCGCCTGCCGTCACGGCGACGTTCGCGCCCTCGTACAGCACGTGCAGCTGCGCACCGAGGTCCTCGGCGCCGTCCACGAGCTCGGTGAACAGGGCGCGCATCGCCGCCTTCTCGGCGCGGATGACCGGCTCCCCGGGATGGTCCGTGCCGCCGATCTCCGCGTGGGCGTTGACGAACGCGCAGCCGCGGTCCTGCTCGGCGAGCCACTCCTCGAGCGCGCCGAAGACGGCCAGCGCCCGTTCCCGCCCCGGCGGCACCCGCTCGACGTACTCCCGGACGAACGCCTGCCACCGCCACGCCCGCCGCCGCAG
This window harbors:
- a CDS encoding TetR/AcrR family transcriptional regulator; translated protein: MSTGFEVAPLTPAGERLLDAAAELFYRRGIRAVGVDLIADVAGTTKKTLYDRFGSKDALVALYLRRRAWRWQAFVREYVERVPPGRERALAVFGALEEWLAEQDRGCAFVNAHAEIGGTDHPGEPVIRAEKAAMRALFTELVDGAEDLGAQLHVLYEGANVAVTAGGQADAIEQARRAAARLLEA